In Leifsonia sp. ZF2019, a genomic segment contains:
- a CDS encoding LysR family transcriptional regulator, with protein MDLIAACRVLVEIGDRGSVTRAAAALEVAQSVASRRILALESHLGGALLERTARSAALTPFARDLLPSARRLVRLADELELDADRARLRPVTVAVPVGCAIRELAVAEAAGRAAGLRLEFRAETPARRTELAATRGVRLAIASVAADTASWVAELGVAGRRSSGTRLRLDELRPGRTGRRRDDDAGARLRFGPEDDVPHIRDALLRAAFAVGVLPAQLPVDASTTSSLASVLADGDLLLCTEAEARELDLHWRSFSGLRVARGYTLVGDSENDVATVLHAVADELVSALGARARADREPAAETLAARALSPGEARGA; from the coding sequence ATGGACCTCATCGCCGCGTGCCGCGTGCTCGTCGAGATCGGCGACCGCGGGAGCGTGACCCGCGCCGCCGCCGCCCTCGAGGTGGCGCAGTCGGTCGCCAGCCGGCGCATCCTCGCCCTCGAGTCGCACCTCGGCGGCGCACTGCTCGAGCGGACGGCCCGCAGTGCGGCGCTCACGCCGTTCGCCCGTGACCTCCTCCCCTCCGCACGACGCCTGGTCCGGCTCGCGGACGAGCTGGAGCTCGACGCCGATCGCGCCCGGTTGCGCCCGGTGACCGTCGCTGTGCCCGTCGGTTGCGCGATCCGGGAGCTCGCCGTCGCCGAAGCCGCGGGGCGCGCTGCCGGGCTGCGCCTCGAGTTCCGCGCCGAGACCCCCGCACGTCGAACCGAGCTCGCGGCGACGCGCGGGGTCCGCCTGGCGATCGCGAGCGTTGCCGCGGACACCGCGTCCTGGGTCGCCGAGCTCGGCGTCGCCGGGCGCCGTTCCTCGGGGACGCGGCTGCGACTGGACGAGCTCCGCCCCGGCCGCACCGGGCGGCGCCGCGACGACGACGCCGGCGCACGCCTCCGCTTCGGCCCGGAGGACGACGTGCCCCACATCCGGGACGCTCTCCTGCGGGCCGCGTTCGCCGTCGGGGTGCTGCCCGCGCAGCTTCCCGTCGATGCCTCGACCACCTCGTCCCTCGCATCGGTGCTCGCCGACGGCGACCTGCTCCTGTGCACGGAGGCGGAGGCGCGCGAGCTGGACCTGCACTGGCGCTCGTTCTCCGGCCTCCGGGTCGCCCGCGGATACACGCTCGTCGGCGACAGCGAGAACGACGTCGCGACGGTGTTGCACGCGGTGGCGGACGAGCTCGTCTCCGCCCTGGGCGCCCGTGCCCGCGCCGACCGGGAGCCTGCCGCGGAAACGCTCGCGGCGCGCGCCCTCTCCCCGGGGGAGGCCCGCGGTGCGTGA
- the bla gene encoding class A beta-lactamase encodes MDIRKRILTVAGGVAVTLAVAVSGCAASSLAPAPSAAAAQTTPAVSGAATQRAFADLERTHDATLGVTAIDTGNGRTVAYRGGERFPFASSNKTFIAAATLQHATDADLDTVVHYTSADLLAYAPITSRFVDTGMTVRELIDAMLRFSDNTAANLLVTRLGGPDAVEDWLRGIGDRTTNVDRVEPDLNEALPGDARDTTTPAQFAANLRAVILGSTLETKDRTLLRNTMLDCTTGDGTIRAGVDPAWPVADKTGTGEYGVRDDIAVVYPAGRAPIIVVTLTRKATADATPDDALLAAATKTAVAALR; translated from the coding sequence ATGGACATTCGCAAACGAATTCTCACCGTCGCGGGCGGCGTCGCCGTCACCCTGGCCGTCGCCGTCTCGGGATGCGCGGCCTCCTCCCTCGCTCCGGCGCCGTCGGCAGCAGCGGCGCAGACCACCCCCGCGGTCTCCGGCGCCGCGACGCAGCGGGCCTTCGCCGATCTCGAACGCACGCACGACGCGACACTCGGCGTCACCGCGATCGATACGGGGAACGGTCGCACGGTCGCCTACCGCGGCGGGGAGCGCTTCCCGTTCGCATCGTCGAACAAGACCTTCATCGCAGCGGCGACCCTCCAGCACGCCACGGACGCCGACCTCGACACGGTCGTCCACTACACGAGCGCCGACCTGCTCGCCTACGCGCCGATCACCAGCCGATTCGTCGACACGGGGATGACCGTCCGCGAGCTGATCGACGCCATGCTGCGGTTCAGCGACAACACGGCGGCCAACCTCCTCGTCACGCGTCTCGGCGGACCGGACGCCGTCGAGGACTGGCTGCGCGGCATCGGCGATCGCACGACCAACGTCGACCGTGTCGAGCCCGACCTCAACGAGGCCCTGCCGGGCGACGCCCGCGACACGACGACCCCCGCGCAGTTCGCGGCGAACCTGCGGGCCGTGATCCTGGGCTCGACCCTCGAGACGAAGGACCGCACCCTCCTGCGCAACACGATGCTCGACTGCACGACGGGTGACGGCACCATCCGCGCAGGTGTCGATCCCGCGTGGCCGGTGGCCGACAAGACGGGAACGGGGGAGTACGGCGTGCGCGACGACATCGCGGTCGTCTACCCGGCAGGGCGTGCGCCGATCATCGTGGTCACGCTGACGCGCAAAGCGA
- a CDS encoding serine hydrolase yields MRDARFLDAVRTDLAEAGLRASIVVRDLDSGRELDIDGDVATPSASLAKLPIALAVLTRVADGRLDGATPIPVPAGDPSAGLPGTTRFRYPSRIAIDDLVSLALTISDNGAADALLALVSPDEVMADLDRLGVHGIEVRHPFADLSDTPLERFAPEEAHLAHTLAIRGSAPARGHPIRQLDIARTNTGTARAFTDLLTVIWLERGVHPEAAARLREHLGANLVRHRLAPDIVTDDTAWSSKTGTLLNLRHEAGVAEHTDGSRFAIVALSTSEVPASAQPAAEAALGAAARRMHERVREAGG; encoded by the coding sequence GTGCGTGACGCCCGCTTCCTCGATGCGGTCCGCACCGACCTGGCGGAGGCCGGCCTGCGGGCCTCCATCGTCGTGCGCGACCTGGACTCCGGCCGCGAACTCGACATCGACGGCGACGTGGCGACCCCGTCCGCCTCCCTCGCCAAGCTCCCGATCGCCCTCGCCGTGCTCACCCGCGTCGCCGACGGCCGCCTCGACGGCGCGACGCCCATCCCTGTGCCTGCGGGCGATCCTTCCGCCGGGCTGCCGGGGACGACCCGCTTCCGGTATCCCTCCCGCATCGCCATCGACGACCTCGTCTCGCTCGCCCTCACCATCAGCGACAACGGTGCCGCCGACGCTCTCCTCGCCCTCGTCTCGCCCGACGAGGTGATGGCCGACCTGGACCGGCTGGGTGTCCACGGCATCGAGGTGCGGCACCCCTTCGCCGACCTCTCCGACACCCCGCTCGAGCGGTTCGCCCCGGAGGAGGCGCATCTCGCGCACACCCTCGCCATTCGCGGGAGCGCTCCCGCCCGCGGCCACCCCATCCGCCAGCTGGACATCGCGCGCACCAACACGGGGACGGCTCGCGCGTTCACCGACCTCCTCACCGTGATCTGGCTCGAACGCGGGGTGCATCCGGAGGCCGCCGCCCGCCTGCGCGAACACCTGGGCGCCAACCTCGTGCGCCACCGCCTCGCCCCCGACATCGTCACCGACGACACCGCCTGGTCATCGAAGACGGGAACCCTGCTCAACCTGCGGCACGAGGCGGGTGTCGCCGAGCACACCGACGGCTCACGCTTCGCCATCGTCGCACTGAGCACGTCGGAGGTCCCCGCGTCCGCCCAACCGGCCGCCGAGGCGGCCCTGGGGGCGGCGGCCCGGCGGATGCACGAGCGGGTCCGCGAGGCGGGCGGGTGA